One genomic window of Helicobacter canis includes the following:
- the ffh gene encoding signal recognition particle protein, translating to MFDTLSSSLRSIASKIRFNDDEKALNRALDELKKTLLKNDVHHKVTKSLLDHIAQRTKEKGIGKQNFLDALQAALLEILTTSGHYGFVYAPKPPTIVLMCGLQGSGKTTTSAKLANYLKTRNKKVLLVACDLARLAAVKQLQVLGEQIEVEVFSPDSMPQAESSPLAVAQAAKKRAEQGGFDVMIVDSAGRLAIDEALMSELQSLRDYLKPNEIFYVADSLSGQDGIRSAQGFHDRIGLSGVILTKFDSDTKGGIALNIAYQLQIPLRFIGNGEKIPDLDIFIPDRIVSRLMGAGDIISLAEKTATIIDEKEAKNISKKLKKGQFGFEDFLAQIENVKKLGSMSSIMSMIPGLSQVAGQLKNVDLDNSKELKNIRAMVNSMTKKERENPDLLNGSRRKRIAQGAGLEVADINRIVKQFDMAAKMAKKFSQKGSMQDLMGLMGQMKGKGGIR from the coding sequence ATGTTTGATACTCTAAGTAGCTCTCTGCGCTCCATTGCTTCTAAAATCCGCTTTAATGATGATGAAAAGGCTCTTAACCGCGCCCTAGATGAGCTCAAAAAAACCCTACTCAAAAACGATGTCCATCATAAGGTTACCAAATCCCTGCTAGATCACATCGCCCAGCGCACGAAAGAAAAGGGCATAGGCAAGCAAAATTTCTTAGACGCGCTGCAAGCTGCATTGCTAGAGATTCTCACCACAAGCGGGCATTATGGCTTTGTGTATGCGCCAAAGCCCCCTACAATCGTGCTTATGTGCGGTCTGCAAGGAAGCGGGAAGACAACCACTTCCGCCAAGCTTGCCAACTATCTCAAAACGCGCAATAAAAAGGTGTTGCTTGTGGCGTGCGATTTAGCGCGTCTTGCGGCAGTAAAGCAGCTCCAAGTGCTAGGAGAGCAAATCGAGGTAGAAGTCTTTAGCCCAGATTCTATGCCACAAGCAGAATCTAGCCCCCTAGCAGTAGCACAAGCTGCCAAAAAACGCGCAGAGCAAGGGGGCTTTGATGTGATGATTGTGGATTCTGCGGGGCGGCTGGCGATTGATGAAGCACTAATGAGCGAGCTACAAAGCTTGCGCGATTATTTAAAGCCTAATGAGATCTTTTATGTCGCTGACTCTCTTAGCGGGCAAGATGGCATTAGAAGTGCGCAGGGCTTCCACGATCGCATAGGGCTTAGCGGCGTGATACTTACAAAATTTGATAGCGATACAAAAGGCGGTATCGCGCTTAATATCGCTTATCAGCTGCAAATCCCGCTGCGCTTCATCGGTAATGGTGAGAAAATCCCCGATCTTGATATTTTTATCCCAGATCGCATTGTCTCAAGGCTTATGGGAGCTGGGGACATCATCTCCCTTGCAGAAAAGACAGCTACAATCATCGATGAAAAAGAAGCAAAAAATATCAGCAAAAAGCTCAAAAAAGGGCAATTTGGCTTTGAAGACTTTCTAGCGCAAATCGAAAATGTCAAAAAGCTTGGCTCGATGAGCTCGATTATGTCGATGATCCCGGGGCTCTCCCAAGTGGCTGGACAGCTAAAAAATGTAGATTTAGATAATTCCAAGGAGCTAAAAAATATCCGCGCGATGGTCAATTCTATGACAAAAAAAGAGCGCGAGAATCCAGATTTACTCAATGGCTCAAGACGCAAAAGAATCGCACAGGGCGCAGGGCTTGAAGTAGCTGATATTAACCGCATTGTGAAGCAATTTGATATGGCAGCAAAAATGGCTAAGAAATTTAGCCAAAAGGGCAGTATGCAGGATTTGATGGGGCTAATGGGACAGATGAAAGGCAAAGGTGGCATAAGATAA
- a CDS encoding zinc ribbon domain-containing protein: MNKHLQQLIQIAQIDTESDALVPVMQEKRANLDKLLAQKLELIASQSRSSEEKEALAIAIERNEANITDNNAKLEAISQRIKDGCSDREARGLAIEEDLAKEQLKHANNEIARLNKELESYAPKEQEIAQQLVELESQIAQEQQKVDGEIEEIKQSQQAIFAKKEKCITAMDQNIIAFYEKIRKWAKNSSVVPIKRHACGGCFIKLNDKLLSDISHSADIITCPHCGRILYLES, from the coding sequence ATGAATAAACATTTGCAACAGCTCATACAAATCGCGCAGATTGATACAGAATCTGATGCACTTGTGCCTGTAATGCAGGAGAAACGCGCCAATCTCGACAAGCTCCTAGCCCAGAAGCTAGAGCTTATCGCTAGCCAATCTCGCTCCAGTGAAGAAAAGGAAGCCCTAGCCATAGCCATAGAGCGCAACGAAGCCAATATCACAGACAACAACGCCAAGCTAGAAGCTATCTCCCAGCGCATTAAAGATGGCTGCTCCGATAGAGAAGCACGCGGACTTGCCATTGAAGAAGACCTAGCAAAAGAGCAGCTAAAGCACGCAAACAACGAAATAGCGCGTCTAAATAAAGAGCTAGAATCCTACGCGCCAAAAGAGCAAGAGATCGCCCAGCAATTAGTCGAGCTAGAATCACAAATCGCCCAAGAGCAGCAAAAAGTCGATGGAGAGATAGAAGAGATCAAGCAATCCCAGCAAGCTATTTTTGCCAAGAAAGAAAAGTGCATAACTGCTATGGATCAAAATATCATCGCCTTTTATGAAAAGATCCGCAAATGGGCGAAAAACTCCAGTGTCGTGCCTATCAAACGCCACGCCTGTGGCGGCTGCTTCATCAAGCTAAATGACAAGCTTTTAAGCGATATTTCTCATAGTGCTGATATTATCACCTGCCCACATTGTGGCAGGATCCTCTACCTAGAATCCTAA
- a CDS encoding 3-deoxy-D-manno-octulosonic acid transferase, translating into MAIWLYRVLCGVAWILLALPLLYLSTKPKYRRSIPARFFPFVRIFAPRSSGFCKDFCPHIWLHACSFGEIKSLEPIIQALATPTRNILLTTTTQTGFDLAQSSYASKPTIRVEFLPFEIFLPFYARRLKQLQALVVTEAELWLELFHTARALGAQTLLINARVSTRSYPKYRHFRAFYRVLFSYIDRVFAQTQADSTRLAELGARNIHIFGNLKLLSPITTSKTYPKPKNRLVIVAASTHRGEEELVLQAFSALKKVDSRNNALLSSLRENPQGFSWQSTQTKTQNLESTFENNAEKSQKVDSSNGYPASAEFMDCHAANAARNDRKIAASKKVDSSTMDSSLLILAPRHPERFTQVATLLADYPLASARFTQGAQVLNDTSLDVILLDTLGELNNCYAIADIVILGGAFVPAGGHNPLEPAFFGTKLISGEAIFNQEALFACIDGYTLCKPSELESTLLAHHSLPHSSYKHAQAHLSTLIQAITTHKD; encoded by the coding sequence ATGGCTATTTGGCTATATCGCGTGCTTTGTGGCGTGGCGTGGATCCTACTTGCTCTGCCACTACTCTACCTTAGCACCAAGCCCAAATACCGCCGCTCTATCCCTGCGCGATTTTTCCCATTTGTGCGCATTTTTGCCCCAAGATCTAGCGGATTTTGCAAGGATTTTTGTCCGCATATTTGGCTGCACGCCTGCTCCTTTGGCGAGATCAAATCCCTAGAGCCAATCATACAAGCCCTAGCAACCCCCACGCGCAATATCTTGCTCACCACCACCACGCAGACAGGCTTTGACCTAGCCCAAAGTAGCTATGCGAGTAAGCCTACAATCCGCGTGGAGTTCCTGCCTTTTGAGATATTTCTGCCCTTTTATGCCCGCCGCCTAAAGCAGCTGCAAGCCCTTGTGGTTACCGAAGCAGAGCTATGGCTAGAGCTTTTTCACACTGCTAGGGCATTAGGCGCACAGACTCTACTCATAAACGCTAGAGTCTCCACGCGCTCCTACCCTAAATACCGCCATTTCCGTGCGTTTTATCGCGTGCTTTTTAGCTATATTGATAGAGTCTTTGCCCAAACTCAAGCCGACTCCACGCGCCTAGCCGAGCTTGGAGCGCGCAATATCCACATCTTTGGGAATCTCAAGCTTCTAAGCCCAATCACCACGAGCAAAACCTACCCTAAGCCCAAAAATCGCCTAGTGATTGTCGCTGCCTCTACGCATAGGGGGGAGGAAGAGCTGGTGCTGCAAGCCTTTAGTGCATTAAAAAAAGTGGATTCTAGGAATAACGCCCTTTTATCGTCATTGCGAGAAAATCCGCAAGGATTTTCGTGGCAATCCACACAAACAAAGACACAAAACCTAGAATCCACTTTTGAAAATAATGCTGAAAAATCGCAAAAAGTGGATTCTAGTAATGGTTATCCCGCTAGCGCGGAATTTATGGATTGCCACGCCGCTAACGCGGCTCGCAATGACAGAAAAATAGCCGCTAGTAAAAAAGTGGATTCTAGCACAATGGATTCTAGCCTACTAATCCTAGCCCCGCGCCACCCCGAACGATTTACTCAAGTAGCCACGCTACTAGCAGACTATCCCCTTGCTAGCGCGCGATTCACACAAGGCGCACAAGTGCTTAATGACACTAGCCTTGATGTCATCTTGCTTGACACCCTAGGGGAGCTAAACAACTGCTATGCCATAGCAGATATAGTGATTTTAGGTGGTGCATTTGTCCCAGCAGGCGGGCACAATCCCCTTGAGCCGGCATTTTTTGGCACTAAGCTTATCAGCGGCGAAGCGATATTTAATCAAGAAGCCCTTTTTGCCTGCATTGATGGCTACACCTTATGCAAGCCAAGCGAGCTAGAATCCACCCTCCTAGCCCACCACAGCCTACCGCACAGCTCCTATAAGCACGCACAAGCGCATCTCTCCACGCTTATCCAAGCAATCACCACGCACAAGGACTAG
- the cutA gene encoding divalent-cation tolerance protein CutA — MEAYIILTTTSSKKEAKSIAKALLEHNLIACAQWSKIKSLYRFNGQIHCDKEYLLRLKTTKSALEKARSMLLSLHSYETPQFLALAIDEISHEYAAFIYANTRQTHIV; from the coding sequence ATGGAAGCCTACATAATCCTAACCACCACAAGCAGCAAAAAGGAGGCAAAGTCTATTGCCAAAGCCCTTTTAGAGCACAACCTCATCGCCTGTGCGCAGTGGAGCAAAATTAAAAGTCTCTATCGCTTTAATGGACAAATCCACTGCGACAAAGAATATCTCCTACGGCTTAAAACCACCAAGAGTGCGCTAGAAAAAGCGCGATCTATGCTACTCTCACTCCATAGCTATGAGACTCCGCAATTCTTAGCCCTAGCCATTGATGAGATAAGCCACGAGTATGCAGCGTTTATCTATGCAAACACGCGCCAAACACACATAGTTTAA
- a CDS encoding RluA family pseudouridine synthase, translating into MEKAYKLLSLQKHISHKKAKSLIDDGLVSANGRKLTLARALLDPKTNFQIQDIAPISIIAQRGDLLVVNKPAFLESYAIQARFQGYELLHRLDRETSGVLLLAKSNSQKALEIINAFKARKVEKIYYALVQGIVPESKTINAPILTKKGKSAKSKVHKDGLEALTHIAPESIIGKKTLLRVQIETGRTHQIRVHLAHIGHPIIGDTLYGGANAPRLMLHSSRICVLGESFEAPLPFSLC; encoded by the coding sequence ATGGAAAAAGCCTACAAACTCCTAAGCCTGCAAAAACACATCTCCCATAAAAAAGCAAAATCCCTCATTGATGATGGGCTTGTAAGTGCCAATGGCAGAAAGCTCACCCTAGCACGCGCCCTGCTAGATCCTAAGACAAACTTCCAGATCCAAGACATCGCGCCAATTAGCATAATCGCGCAAAGGGGGGATTTGCTTGTGGTAAATAAGCCAGCATTTTTAGAAAGCTATGCGATCCAAGCGCGATTTCAAGGCTATGAGCTACTCCATAGACTTGATAGAGAGACAAGCGGCGTGCTGCTGCTAGCTAAGAGCAATAGCCAAAAAGCCCTAGAGATTATCAACGCCTTTAAAGCACGCAAGGTGGAGAAGATCTACTACGCGCTTGTCCAAGGCATTGTCCCAGAGTCTAAAACTATCAATGCCCCAATCCTTACCAAAAAGGGCAAGAGTGCTAAAAGCAAAGTGCATAAAGATGGGCTAGAAGCCCTAACTCACATCGCCCCAGAATCCATTATAGGCAAAAAGACCTTGCTACGCGTGCAGATAGAAACAGGCAGGACACATCAAATCCGCGTGCATTTAGCCCATATAGGACACCCAATCATTGGCGATACACTCTATGGCGGCGCAAATGCTCCTAGGCTTATGCTGCATTCAAGCCGCATTTGTGTGCTTGGAGAGAGCTTTGAAGCCCCGCTGCCCTTTAGCCTTTGCTAG
- a CDS encoding Nif3-like dinuclear metal center hexameric protein, translating into MYISEIYTTLDSLSPFSLQASWDNSGLNIGTMGQKVDSIALALELDSTMAQHLEPNTLLITHHPLLFSPLKSLDTATYPANLIATLMQKNCALIAMHTNFDHTHLNAHFAREILGFATTEQGIAQHCQIAPTPLLELAKSCKKALSLEHIRFVQAEQNIEHIYIVCGSGASYAREITTPHSCLICGDVKYHDAMIGKSNGLSFIDVGHYESEREFAKILQSLLKIKNLSATILPNFSPFSYL; encoded by the coding sequence ATGTATATCAGCGAAATTTACACCACCCTAGATAGCCTAAGCCCCTTCAGCCTGCAAGCAAGCTGGGATAACTCTGGGCTAAATATCGGCACAATGGGGCAAAAGGTGGATTCTATCGCGCTGGCTTTAGAGCTAGACTCTACTATGGCGCAACATTTAGAGCCAAACACCTTGCTAATCACCCACCACCCGCTACTTTTCTCCCCTCTAAAGTCCCTAGACACCGCCACCTACCCTGCTAATCTCATCGCCACACTTATGCAGAAAAACTGCGCCCTCATCGCTATGCATACAAACTTTGATCACACGCATTTAAACGCGCACTTTGCTAGAGAGATCCTAGGCTTTGCCACCACAGAGCAAGGCATAGCCCAGCACTGCCAGATCGCGCCCACACCGCTGCTAGAGCTTGCTAAATCGTGCAAAAAGGCTCTATCCCTAGAGCATATCCGCTTCGTGCAAGCAGAGCAAAATATAGAGCATATTTATATCGTGTGTGGCTCTGGGGCAAGCTACGCTAGGGAGATCACCACGCCACATAGCTGCCTAATCTGCGGCGATGTGAAATACCACGATGCGATGATTGGCAAAAGCAATGGACTAAGCTTCATCGATGTGGGGCATTATGAGAGCGAGAGAGAATTTGCAAAAATCCTGCAAAGCCTTTTGAAAATTAAGAATCTCAGTGCTACAATACTGCCTAACTTTTCCCCATTTTCTTACCTATAA
- a CDS encoding SMR family transporter, producing the protein MLGFAFVCIAAVLDVVANLLLKASNGFSKLGYGLGAVAVVIGAFYLLMLALDSMELAVAYSSWGAIGIIGTIAGGRILFGERLNAIGYVGVVLVIAAVGLLHEII; encoded by the coding sequence ATGCTTGGCTTTGCGTTTGTGTGTATCGCAGCGGTGCTTGATGTGGTGGCAAATCTGCTGCTTAAAGCCTCAAATGGCTTCTCTAAGCTAGGCTATGGGCTAGGCGCGGTGGCAGTGGTGATTGGGGCATTTTATCTGCTTATGCTAGCCCTAGATTCTATGGAGCTTGCAGTGGCGTATTCTAGCTGGGGGGCGATAGGGATTATCGGCACGATCGCTGGGGGTAGAATCCTGTTTGGTGAGCGGCTTAATGCCATAGGCTATGTGGGGGTCGTGCTAGTCATCGCAGCTGTTGGGCTACTGCACGAGATTATTTAG
- a CDS encoding class I SAM-dependent DNA methyltransferase produces MLNINAVRNIMRQDAGVNGDAQRIEQIAWILFLKLYDHYENEWEVEALETGQDYSSIIPENLRWKTWALDKEKGGQEFIDFINNKLFPTLKNLNVNQYTTLNKIIVPKVFRDLNNYMKDGNLLRLVINEIEESLVIDGSKDLQELSRIYETFIGQLQNEKSAGEFYTPRAITKFVVEFLRPKAGESIADLACGTGGFIAAAAEFLLDNRLTNEEREKIQNSFYGCEKKSLPYLLCATNFFIKCLENPNLQHESAFDFEGGSWEDLSDAKKFDFILMNPPYGGKEKKEVFEKFPAQYKSSETADLFMALILHRLSYKGRAAVVLPDGFLFGADNAKVNLKRKLLSDFNLYLILRLPKSVFAPYTSIPTNLLFFNADPQGTQHTHFYRLDMPEGIKSFGKTKQMSLEHFAPFLQWWESDRQSLQDESGNFKAKSYTKEELEARNYNFDLCGYVSEEEEILDPLELMEQIKAERDKLNATLDSIMKQISTIIKENE; encoded by the coding sequence ATGCTAAATATCAATGCAGTAAGAAACATTATGCGTCAAGACGCAGGGGTTAATGGCGATGCCCAAAGGATAGAGCAAATCGCGTGGATTTTATTCCTAAAGCTCTATGATCATTATGAAAATGAGTGGGAAGTAGAAGCCTTAGAAACCGGGCAAGATTACAGCTCCATTATCCCAGAAAATTTACGCTGGAAAACTTGGGCATTAGACAAAGAGAAAGGCGGACAAGAATTTATAGATTTTATCAATAATAAGCTTTTCCCCACGCTAAAAAATCTCAATGTCAATCAATACACCACCTTAAATAAAATCATAGTGCCTAAAGTGTTTAGAGATTTAAATAACTATATGAAAGATGGGAATTTGCTAAGGCTAGTTATCAACGAGATAGAAGAAAGCCTTGTCATAGATGGCTCAAAGGACCTCCAAGAGCTAAGTAGAATCTATGAAACCTTTATCGGTCAATTGCAAAACGAAAAATCCGCCGGGGAGTTCTACACACCACGCGCGATAACAAAATTTGTCGTAGAGTTTTTACGCCCTAAAGCAGGGGAGAGCATAGCGGATTTAGCTTGTGGCACAGGAGGCTTCATCGCCGCAGCAGCAGAATTTTTACTAGATAATCGCTTAACCAACGAAGAAAGAGAGAAAATCCAAAATTCCTTTTATGGTTGTGAGAAAAAGTCCTTGCCCTACCTACTTTGTGCGACAAATTTTTTCATCAAATGCTTGGAGAATCCAAACTTACAGCACGAAAGTGCCTTTGACTTTGAGGGAGGGAGCTGGGAGGATTTAAGCGATGCTAAAAAGTTTGACTTTATCCTGATGAATCCCCCTTATGGTGGCAAGGAGAAAAAAGAAGTTTTTGAGAAATTCCCAGCCCAATACAAAAGCAGTGAAACGGCAGATTTATTTATGGCTCTCATTTTGCACCGACTTTCATACAAAGGCAGAGCCGCAGTCGTGCTACCTGATGGCTTTTTATTTGGTGCTGATAATGCAAAAGTCAATCTCAAAAGAAAGCTTTTAAGTGATTTTAATCTCTATCTTATCTTGCGTTTGCCTAAAAGCGTTTTCGCCCCTTACACTTCTATCCCCACAAATTTACTTTTTTTCAACGCCGACCCACAAGGCACACAGCACACCCACTTTTACCGCCTTGATATGCCAGAGGGTATAAAATCCTTTGGCAAAACAAAGCAAATGAGCCTAGAGCATTTCGCGCCCTTTTTGCAGTGGTGGGAAAGTGATAGACAAAGCTTACAAGATGAAAGTGGGAATTTCAAGGCTAAGTCCTACACCAAAGAGGAGCTAGAAGCTAGAAATTATAATTTTGATCTTTGTGGCTATGTGAGCGAAGAAGAAGAGATTCTAGACCCCCTAGAGCTTATGGAGCAGATCAAAGCCGAGCGAGATAAGCTAAACGCCACGCTAGATTCCATAATGAAGCAAATTTCTACTATAATTAAAGAAAACGAGTAA
- a CDS encoding restriction endonuclease subunit S, whose amino-acid sequence MKTDTLKKSLLDYAIKGKLTAKFRRENSGLNAFDELKIYNDEIKQKRKNLEKEFKKCEKEFKLKKAPTRHCETSAESISVIASERSERGNPQTKQELKSQIQILKKEIAKCKEITPLNLSEAPFEIPSTWAWVKLGDICEIVSGTSYGKDDLSDEGIRILRGGNINKNTQNLDLLSNDVIVKEKLLNEEKSIQQGDIVITGTNDISNIAKCAFASENLANTQIGAFLRIIRIAKEQNAKYIFYIVASGFYEKYIQSCVSGTVSSLLNIKNEYIENFLIPLPPLKEQQEIVKKLDLLVTLANDFAITKENLKRIEKRIEKRLLKLALEGSLSKRYRHTHQSLSAHTEIQNHNKAIKEKRKKLEKELKTLESKLKKAPTRNCETSAGDRGKTKHDPHAVIASERSERGNPQTKHELKSQIQSLKKELTKCKEIIPLMTMDSKETSANAERYPLFCHEAANATSRNDDLESTLPVIARERSDRSNPHTPPFEIPSTWAWVKGCDIFLPIDNTEPQGDFFKYIDIDSIDNKNKKVKSPKTIETKNASSRARRPLEYGDVLFSMVRPYLENIALIDETLADCIASTGFFVCRTNILDSRFLYYLMTSPYVVYGLNSFMKGDNSPSIVKDDILNFNYPLPPLKEQEHITQILDTLFTLKKGLRVE is encoded by the coding sequence ATGAAAACAGATACCTTAAAAAAGTCCTTGCTAGACTATGCTATTAAAGGCAAACTTACCGCTAAATTCCGCCGTGAAAATAGTGGGCTTAACGCCTTTGATGAGCTTAAAATTTACAACGATGAGATAAAGCAAAAACGCAAAAATTTAGAAAAAGAATTTAAAAAATGTGAAAAAGAATTTAAACTTAAAAAAGCCCCAACCCGTCATTGCGAGACTTCCGCAGAATCCATATCTGTCATTGCGAGCGAGCGAAGCGAGCGTGGCAATCCACAAACCAAACAAGAGCTAAAATCCCAAATCCAAATTCTAAAAAAAGAAATTGCAAAATGCAAAGAAATCACGCCCTTAAACCTTAGCGAAGCACCCTTTGAAATCCCTAGCACTTGGGCGTGGGTAAAACTTGGGGATATTTGTGAGATAGTGAGCGGGACTTCTTATGGTAAAGATGATTTAAGCGATGAGGGCATAAGGATTTTAAGAGGCGGAAATATCAATAAAAACACGCAAAATTTAGATTTATTATCTAATGATGTTATTGTCAAAGAAAAACTACTCAACGAAGAAAAATCCATACAACAAGGTGATATTGTTATAACAGGCACAAATGATATAAGTAATATAGCTAAATGTGCATTTGCAAGTGAAAATTTAGCAAACACGCAAATCGGTGCATTTTTACGCATCATAAGAATTGCAAAAGAGCAAAATGCAAAATATATTTTTTATATTGTGGCAAGTGGATTTTATGAAAAATATATTCAATCTTGCGTGAGTGGCACGGTAAGCAGTCTTCTAAATATAAAAAATGAATATATAGAAAATTTCCTTATCCCCCTGCCGCCGTTAAAGGAACAGCAAGAAATCGTAAAAAAACTTGATTTGCTCGTTACACTCGCAAATGATTTTGCTATCACTAAAGAGAATTTAAAGAGAATTGAAAAGAGAATTGAAAAGCGTTTGCTCAAACTTGCCCTAGAGGGCAGTTTAAGCAAACGCTATCGCCATACACATCAAAGCCTATCTGCCCACACAGAGATACAAAACCACAACAAAGCCATAAAAGAAAAACGCAAAAAGTTAGAAAAAGAGCTTAAAACCCTAGAATCTAAACTTAAAAAAGCCCCAACCCGTAATTGCGAGACTTCCGCAGGAGATCGTGGCAAAACAAAGCACGACCCCCACGCTGTCATTGCGAGCGAGCGAAGCGAGCGTGGCAATCCACAAACCAAACACGAGCTAAAATCTCAAATACAAAGCCTAAAAAAAGAGCTTACAAAATGCAAGGAAATCATACCTCTTATGACTATGGATTCTAAAGAAACATCGGCTAACGCCGAGCGGTATCCCTTGTTTTGCCACGAAGCTGCTAACGCAACTTCTCGCAATGACGACTTAGAATCCACTTTGCCTGTCATTGCGAGGGAGCGAAGCGACCGAAGCAATCCACACACCCCGCCCTTTGAAATCCCTAGCACTTGGGCGTGGGTAAAAGGGTGTGATATATTTTTGCCAATAGACAATACTGAACCACAAGGTGATTTTTTCAAATACATAGATATAGATTCCATAGATAATAAAAACAAAAAAGTTAAGTCGCCAAAAACGATAGAGACAAAAAATGCTTCAAGTCGTGCAAGAAGACCATTAGAATATGGCGATGTCCTATTTTCTATGGTAAGACCTTATTTAGAAAATATCGCCTTGATTGATGAAACATTAGCCGATTGTATTGCCTCAACAGGTTTTTTTGTATGTAGAACCAACATTTTAGATTCTCGCTTTTTATATTATTTGATGACCTCGCCTTATGTAGTTTATGGGCTAAATAGCTTTATGAAAGGCGACAATTCCCCATCAATAGTGAAAGATGATATATTAAACTTTAATTACCCCCTGCCGCCGTTAAAAGAGCAAGAGCATATCACTCAAATTTTAGACACCCTTTTCACACTCAAAAAAGGCTTAAGGGTGGAGTAG
- a CDS encoding type II toxin-antitoxin system RelE/ParE family toxin, whose product MYKVKTSKQFDKFLAKHQDIQAKVFESFETIAQNPYEAKLDIKKLQGKANHYRLRIGKYRFLYEVLENEILIYAYKADSRGDIYK is encoded by the coding sequence ATGTATAAAGTCAAAACAAGTAAGCAGTTTGACAAATTTCTAGCCAAGCACCAAGACATACAAGCCAAAGTTTTTGAAAGCTTTGAGACAATCGCGCAAAATCCTTATGAAGCAAAGCTAGATATTAAAAAACTGCAAGGCAAGGCAAATCATTACCGCCTAAGAATTGGCAAATACCGCTTTTTATACGAAGTGCTAGAAAATGAGATTCTAATCTATGCTTATAAGGCAGACTCAAGGGGCGATATTTATAAATGA
- the lgt gene encoding prolipoprotein diacylglyceryl transferase: protein MQYSLWNTIYAHFDPVAFSIFGASVHWYGIAYVCALIFALFVAHFFIRINPTRFPISKQLLDSYFIWAEIGVILGARLGYVLIYDPDRFWYLAHPIEIFNPFDPYGNFIGIRGMSFHGGVVGFLLASYIFAKIKHISLLPLLDLVAISVPLAYVFGRVGNFLNQELFGRVVGENDIFGQKIGIIVNGVLRYPSQLLEAILEGFVVFIIIVLCSTYKPLTNALIGVYGVSYGLMRFIAEYWREPDAQLGLFGSLSMGQILCLIMIALGALIIFYALKNNSLKTKGACNASNNQS from the coding sequence ATGCAATATAGCCTGTGGAATACAATCTATGCGCATTTTGATCCTGTGGCATTTAGCATATTTGGCGCAAGCGTGCATTGGTATGGGATCGCGTATGTATGCGCGCTTATTTTCGCGCTTTTTGTCGCGCACTTTTTTATCCGCATAAATCCCACGCGCTTCCCCATATCAAAGCAGCTTTTAGATAGCTATTTTATCTGGGCAGAAATTGGCGTGATTTTGGGGGCTAGGCTTGGCTATGTGCTTATCTATGATCCCGATAGATTCTGGTATTTAGCCCACCCGATAGAGATTTTTAACCCCTTTGATCCGTATGGGAATTTTATCGGTATCCGCGGTATGAGCTTCCACGGCGGGGTGGTGGGATTCTTGCTAGCATCATATATCTTTGCCAAAATCAAGCATATATCCCTACTGCCCTTGCTAGATCTAGTCGCTATAAGTGTGCCACTAGCATATGTGTTTGGGCGTGTGGGGAATTTCTTAAACCAAGAGCTTTTTGGGCGAGTGGTGGGAGAAAATGACATCTTTGGGCAAAAAATTGGGATTATAGTCAATGGTGTGCTACGCTACCCTAGCCAGCTACTAGAAGCTATCCTTGAAGGGTTTGTGGTGTTTATAATCATCGTGCTATGCTCTACATACAAGCCTCTTACTAACGCGCTTATTGGCGTCTATGGGGTGAGCTATGGGCTTATGCGCTTTATCGCGGAGTATTGGAGGGAGCCTGATGCGCAGCTAGGGCTTTTTGGCTCTTTGAGTATGGGGCAGATTCTATGCTTGATAATGATTGCCCTAGGGGCGTTAATCATCTTCTACGCGCTAAAAAACAACTCACTAAAAACCAAAGGAGCGTGCAATGCTAGCAACAATCAATCCTAA